Proteins encoded in a region of the Pseudomonas viciae genome:
- the pedF gene encoding cytochrome c-550 PedF, with protein MTTKRNAIIATALLMGLAGSGSVWAHGNVVPQAVETKGLTPIKDTNLPLDGDGWAAQNPYRSSPERDKAVEIGASAYNQNCAACHGLEAKSGGIAPDLRMLDAAEAGDEWFVERVRHGAVRDGRVYMPKMADYLSQEALWAVRTYLDSVHVEE; from the coding sequence ATGACAACAAAACGCAACGCCATCATCGCTACCGCACTGCTGATGGGGCTGGCCGGCTCGGGCTCCGTGTGGGCCCATGGCAACGTAGTGCCCCAGGCAGTGGAAACCAAGGGGCTGACCCCGATCAAGGACACCAACCTGCCGCTGGACGGCGACGGTTGGGCAGCCCAGAACCCCTATCGCAGTTCGCCCGAGCGTGACAAGGCCGTGGAAATCGGCGCCTCGGCCTACAACCAGAACTGCGCGGCGTGCCATGGTCTGGAGGCCAAGTCTGGTGGTATCGCGCCGGACCTGCGCATGCTCGACGCGGCTGAAGCCGGGGATGAATGGTTCGTCGAACGCGTGCGGCACGGTGCGGTGCGCGACGGTCGGGTGTACATGCCGAAAATGGCCGACTACCTGAGCCAGGAAGCCTTGTGGGCGGTGCGTACCTATCTCGACAGCGTGCACGTCGAGGAGTGA
- a CDS encoding substrate-binding periplasmic protein encodes MRLFAWVICSLLLCGQAVQAQVRSYDQMIAAGELKVAVYKDFAPYSFEDHGQPRGVDVELAQALAKALGVRLQLVWAPPGEKLDDDLRDYIWRSSPLHDRQLADLMMRVPYDHDYVQKRNDVGELANAQVVMFGPYQQECWQVAYDRRRLDSVGSVAVFQQHPIGVEVDSVPSFYLSSVFNGMLRTKTHHYPGVSQAFNAMQAGEVDAVMAMRGEIDWQVHEAADPQLALAENAYPNMGKQRWEIGMAVHESNRQLAYAVEEALEGLIRDGSVKTVYAHYGLRYEVPEMYQ; translated from the coding sequence ATGCGCCTGTTCGCGTGGGTAATCTGCAGTCTGCTGCTGTGTGGCCAGGCGGTGCAGGCGCAGGTGCGCAGCTACGATCAGATGATCGCCGCCGGGGAGTTGAAGGTGGCGGTCTATAAGGATTTCGCGCCCTACAGTTTCGAAGATCACGGCCAGCCCAGGGGGGTGGACGTTGAATTGGCCCAAGCCTTGGCCAAGGCACTGGGTGTGCGCCTGCAATTGGTCTGGGCGCCACCCGGCGAGAAGCTTGACGATGACCTGCGCGATTACATCTGGCGCAGCAGTCCGTTGCACGACCGGCAGTTGGCCGACCTGATGATGCGTGTGCCTTACGATCACGACTACGTGCAAAAGCGCAATGACGTCGGCGAACTGGCAAACGCCCAGGTGGTGATGTTCGGGCCTTATCAGCAGGAATGCTGGCAGGTGGCGTATGACCGCCGCCGGCTGGATTCAGTGGGCAGCGTCGCAGTGTTCCAGCAACACCCCATTGGCGTTGAAGTCGACAGCGTACCGTCGTTCTACCTGAGTTCGGTATTCAACGGCATGCTCAGGACCAAGACCCACCATTACCCCGGTGTCAGCCAGGCTTTCAACGCCATGCAGGCGGGGGAAGTCGACGCAGTCATGGCCATGCGTGGGGAGATCGACTGGCAAGTGCACGAAGCTGCCGATCCGCAACTGGCGCTGGCGGAAAATGCCTACCCGAACATGGGCAAGCAACGTTGGGAAATCGGCATGGCGGTGCATGAAAGCAACCGGCAGTTGGCCTATGCGGTGGAAGAAGCCCTGGAAGGCTTGATCCGCGATGGCAGCGTCAAGACGGTCTATGCCCATTACGGCCTGCGTTACGAAGTGCCCGAGATGTATCAATAG
- a CDS encoding quinoprotein dehydrogenase-associated SoxYZ-like carrier, translating to MKWPVWCLLWCGLPMVALAAVEPGKDPVPSVMWAFYHKQLLGDAPFVFDERVRLLAPPFAEDARQVPLEIDARAFAGDVVRVLAWAELNPLPKIVDFRPGDRVLPWLSIRIRIEQATPLRAAVQTRDGLWHVGSTLIDAAGGGCTASSVVRTQPGWEEHLGEVLGARYPRGDTNRLRLQVAHPMDNGLVSGIPEFFLNQAQLLDADGKVLAHLELFPAVSENPNLGFDIQGPGQTRLLLRDNSGNTFEAAIP from the coding sequence ATGAAATGGCCCGTGTGGTGCCTGCTGTGGTGCGGTCTGCCAATGGTTGCGTTGGCGGCCGTCGAGCCGGGCAAGGATCCGGTGCCCTCGGTAATGTGGGCCTTCTATCACAAGCAACTGCTGGGCGACGCGCCGTTCGTGTTCGACGAGCGGGTCCGGTTGCTGGCGCCACCCTTTGCTGAAGATGCGCGCCAGGTGCCGCTGGAAATCGATGCCCGGGCCTTCGCCGGTGACGTGGTGCGGGTGCTGGCCTGGGCCGAACTGAATCCGCTGCCGAAGATCGTGGATTTCCGGCCGGGGGATCGTGTGTTGCCCTGGTTGTCGATCCGCATCCGGATCGAGCAAGCCACGCCGTTGCGCGCCGCCGTGCAAACCCGTGACGGCCTGTGGCACGTCGGATCGACGCTGATCGACGCGGCAGGGGGCGGCTGTACCGCGTCGAGTGTGGTGCGCACTCAGCCAGGGTGGGAGGAACACTTGGGTGAGGTACTCGGCGCCCGTTACCCCCGGGGCGATACCAATCGCCTGCGCTTGCAGGTGGCCCATCCGATGGATAACGGCCTGGTGAGCGGGATCCCCGAATTTTTCCTCAACCAGGCCCAGTTACTGGATGCCGACGGCAAGGTGCTGGCGCATCTGGAGCTGTTTCCGGCGGTCAGCGAAAACCCCAACCTGGGCTTCGACATACAAGGCCCCGGGCAGACCCGCCTGTTGCTGCGCGACAACAGTGGCAACACGTTCGAGGCGGCGATCCCCTGA
- a CDS encoding quinoprotein relay system zinc metallohydrolase 1, producing MRWLLLIFMSLCWPTWAATDYSLKPRQIAEGTWLLEGSTENFAKANGGNIVNTAFIVTDAGVVVIDTGPSKRYGEALRQAIAATTDKPVIQVMLTHHHPDHVLGNQAFSNVPIGALAGTTDLLRQQGDALAENMYRLVGDWMRGTEVVLPTQVLVPGTLKVGNHSLRLLQLAGHTGADLAILDETTGVLFAGDLVFYERALTTPNSPGLEVWLKDLDTLQALPWKQIVPGHGPVATDARPFLQMRDYLGWLDQLMRDGAARGDDMAEMIRSPIPERFAGISLSRYELIRSVSHLYPRYERAGMKRVDTKPE from the coding sequence ATGCGCTGGTTGTTGCTGATCTTCATGAGCCTGTGCTGGCCGACCTGGGCCGCGACGGACTATTCACTCAAGCCCCGGCAGATCGCCGAGGGCACCTGGCTGCTGGAAGGCAGCACTGAGAATTTTGCCAAGGCCAACGGCGGCAACATCGTCAACACCGCGTTCATCGTCACCGATGCCGGTGTGGTGGTGATCGACACCGGGCCCTCGAAGCGTTACGGCGAGGCGCTGCGCCAGGCCATCGCGGCGACCACGGATAAGCCGGTGATCCAGGTCATGCTGACCCATCACCACCCCGACCATGTGTTGGGCAACCAAGCCTTCAGCAATGTACCCATCGGCGCCTTGGCGGGCACCACCGACCTGCTGCGGCAACAGGGCGATGCACTGGCGGAAAACATGTACCGACTGGTGGGCGACTGGATGCGCGGCACCGAGGTGGTCTTGCCGACCCAGGTGCTGGTGCCTGGGACGCTGAAGGTGGGCAATCATTCGCTGCGTCTGCTGCAACTGGCCGGGCACACTGGCGCCGACCTGGCGATTCTCGATGAAACCACCGGCGTGCTGTTCGCCGGGGACCTGGTGTTCTACGAGCGAGCCCTGACCACCCCCAACAGCCCGGGCCTTGAGGTGTGGCTCAAAGACCTCGACACCCTGCAAGCCTTGCCCTGGAAGCAGATCGTCCCCGGCCACGGCCCGGTCGCGACCGATGCCCGGCCTTTCTTGCAGATGCGCGATTACCTGGGCTGGCTCGACCAACTGATGCGCGACGGCGCCGCCCGTGGCGACGACATGGCCGAGATGATCCGCAGCCCCATCCCCGAGCGCTTTGCCGGGATCAGCTTGAGCCGGTATGAGTTGATTCGAAGTGTCAGCCATCTCTATCCACGTTACGAGCGAGCGGGGATGAAGCGGGTGGACACCAAACCCGAATGA
- a CDS encoding RHS repeat-associated core domain-containing protein, with the protein MPTQHEPSLCRYHYDPLDRLIGCTLLDEPEYQHFYCKKRLTTEIRGTIKNSIFQHDDQLLAQQRHGDKFDATLLITDCQRSVLHTHGENSQRQSIAYSPYGHRSIDRGIASLLGFNGERADPVTGHYLLGNGRRAFSPVLMRFNSSDSFSPFGEGGLNGYTYCLGDPINRRDPTGNTPQALLGLKKTYVGQSLWTKGGVASSDGFRALKRINALGEKIEKIKLDAQRQIFTADKNVLDAGGDIQNTTTPKTGIRLDNLAYKVARPETHPFSSLTDKFPKPYLDLMQRQATIDQANYYDVFKYLEGVVSDEGMHLAGALESKTLKFNKEIVASYKLRLRLFSLEEVSKLVAEQNRIRDKYLTYSPQ; encoded by the coding sequence ATGCCTACCCAACACGAACCGTCGCTCTGTCGATACCATTACGACCCGCTCGACCGATTGATCGGCTGTACGTTGCTGGATGAGCCTGAATATCAGCATTTCTACTGTAAAAAACGCCTGACCACAGAGATTCGAGGCACGATAAAAAATTCAATATTCCAACACGATGACCAGCTACTCGCACAACAGCGTCACGGCGATAAGTTTGACGCTACGCTGCTGATAACCGATTGCCAGCGGTCGGTGTTGCACACGCACGGTGAGAACAGTCAGCGACAATCCATCGCCTATTCACCTTACGGCCATCGTTCCATTGATCGCGGTATAGCCAGTTTACTGGGATTCAACGGTGAGCGAGCGGACCCGGTGACCGGGCATTATTTATTAGGTAATGGGCGTCGGGCGTTCAGCCCGGTGTTGATGCGATTTAACAGTTCAGACAGTTTTAGTCCGTTTGGGGAAGGTGGGCTAAATGGGTATACATACTGCTTGGGTGACCCGATTAATAGAAGAGATCCTACAGGGAACACTCCACAGGCATTGTTAGGCTTGAAAAAAACTTACGTAGGTCAAAGTCTTTGGACAAAAGGAGGGGTCGCCAGTTCTGACGGATTCCGTGCGTTAAAAAGGATTAATGCTTTAGGTGAAAAGATTGAGAAGATTAAACTTGATGCTCAGAGGCAGATCTTCACAGCAGATAAGAATGTATTGGACGCGGGGGGCGACATCCAAAACACCACCACGCCAAAAACCGGAATCCGACTTGATAACCTTGCTTATAAGGTAGCGCGCCCTGAAACGCATCCGTTTTCTTCATTGACAGACAAATTTCCAAAACCTTATTTAGACCTCATGCAGCGCCAAGCGACCATCGATCAAGCTAACTACTATGATGTCTTTAAATATTTGGAGGGAGTGGTGTCGGATGAGGGTATGCATCTTGCGGGCGCCCTGGAAAGCAAAACTCTCAAATTCAACAAGGAAATAGTTGCCTCGTATAAACTTAGGTTGCGATTATTTTCATTAGAGGAGGTTTCTAAGTTGGTTGCAGAGCAAAATCGAATTCGCGACAAATACTTGACTTATTCGCCTCAATAA